The region ATCACAATTATCTCCTTCTAGAATTAACTTACAAGTAAGTTCATTAGCATGTGCTGCATTTTGAAGAGTATTATAATCTAAGTATAGCCAATCAAGTGGCTCGTCTACTTCTCCTTTATATCCTACTGTGAAAGTTAATTCACCATAGTAGTCTTTATTTTCCATTGGTATCCACTTACCACCATCTTCATCTTCATCAAACATATAGATTAGATCAGAGCTATCAATAAGAATTTGACCTCCAGGATTTAATAAACTTTTTAGATGTTGTAGATATTTTGTTGTATGAACTAAACGCCCAAATATCCCAGTACCATTCATTAAGAGCAATATCGTGTCATACTTCTCTTTTTTGATATCAAGAATATTTTCTATATGAACATTTGAGATTCCTCGTAGTTTACAAGCTTCAACTGAGTTTTTAGAAATATCTATGGCTTTGATATCAAATCCTTTTTCTTGTAAATATATAGCATGAGCTCCTGCTCCACATCCTACGTCTAGTATCTTACCTTGGCATAGGTTAAGTGCTTTTTGTTCAATCTTAGGCATTTGTTTATACTCTCGGAATAGATAAGCTATATCCATTTCTTCAGCTTCAGAAATGTCTGTTTCTGTTATTACGTTTTGTGGATTGTTATTGGTTTGAAAATCTAAGATAGCTTTTCCTAAAAGGTCTTTCATTATTTAATCTTTCGTTTAAAATTAAAGAAGAGTTGTTGTAATTTTGTATCCAAAATAGAAAGAATGGATAAAATACTAGCACAACTCCCTAAGTTGGCCAAAGATAAGCATAATGAAAACAAAAAGTATTTCGATAAATTAAAAAAGAAAGCTCCCAAGGATCTAGATTATCAGATGCAGGATATACATGATACAGTATTTAAACGCACTGATTGTTTAAGTTGTGCTAACTGTTGTAAGACTACTGGTCCACTGTTTACAAATGCTGATATAGAACGTATAGCAAAGCATTTAAAAATGAAACCCCAACAATTTATAGATAAGTATCTACATATTGATGAGGATCGTGATTATGTTTTACAAAGTCTTCCTTGTACATTTTTAGATAATGAGAACTACTGCATGATTTATGAGGTTCGCCCAAAAGCTTGTCGGGAATATCCACATACAGATCGCAAGAAGTTTAATCAGATATCAAATCTAACTCTTAAGAATGTTGCTATTTGTCCAGCTGCTTATGAAGTAGTAGAAGAAATGAAGAAAAGAATTAAATAAGAGGTATTAGATGAAGAAATGTTCTTCTTCTAATGCTTTTAAGTTTTCGTCAGTGATCTCTTCTACATTCTCATAGAAGTACTCTACCAACTCAAGTATCTTATTTTTTAATTTTTCAAAAAATGTTACTGCATTATCTAAGTATCCTTTTATTGCATTAAATAAATCTAGAATTCTATCAACAAAATTGATAAGTCGCTCTCCAAAGTCCATAGTTTAATTTATTTTTTTAGGTTATCCCAAATATAACAAAATAAAATACTGATTTTTCTTAAAGGAATGAGAAAGTTTAGAGTATTATAGGATAGTAATGAGTATAATTAACTTAACCAGCTCTTTAGATTTATGATGTGGTTTTTGCTAACTAATATAGGGGCATCATCTTCAGGATCTGGAGTAATCTTTAGTTCTATCTTTTGACTATTATGTTTGATTATATCCGCTACAGATTTAATGTTTATGATATATTTTCGATTAACTTTAAAGAATGTTTTATTATCTAGTTTATTGATGATATCCTTTATTGTATCATCATAGATGTAAGAGTTGTTGTCAAAAGTATGTAGGAATAAATGCTTTCCTGACGCTACGAAGTATGCTATTTGGTCATTTTCTATTGACTTTAGTTTATGTCCATTATTGACTAAGAAGCGATCTTTGATGATGTTGTTAGTTTCGTTTTCAATTTTGATTAAACTGTCTAAAGTCGGGGTGATTTCAAACTGTTTAGTAATCTCTTTAAATTTAATTAAGGCATTACCAAGCTCTTCATTTGTAAAGGGTTTTAGTATATAGTCTATAGTAAATTGTTTGAACACATGAATGGCATAAGAGTCATAAGCCGTGGTAAATATGATAGGAGATTTTATCTCAATATGCTCGAATATTTCTAAACTTTTTCCGTCTCCTAAGTGAATATCCATAAATATCAAGTCAACCTTATTTGTCAAAAAAAAGGCAGTAGCTTCCTTTACAGAAGATAGTATGGTTATCTCTTGTATCGGTAAGTACTCTTGCTTTAAAAGCAATGATTTTAAGTAATTCGACGCTAAAGACTCATCTTCAACTATGGCAACTTTCATGTGGTGGGAATTTTTACAAAAGTATAAAATATAATTGAATCTGTTTTTCTTTAGCTTTTCAGATAGAAGGGCTTTATTAATCTTGATGAAAATTAAAAAAGCCACTCGATATCGAGTGGCTTTTTTCAGTTATGTGAGTCTGGCTAAGACTATAGATTTGGGTTGTTTTCTCTTGCATCTTTAGGGAATGGCAACGTATATCTCAAGTCATTTTCTGCTAGAGTGAATGTATCATTACCAAATTTGTGTACTATTTGTTTTTGGTTTAGACGTCTTAAGTCAAACCATCTGTGTCCTTCGAAAGCAAATTCTTTATTTCTTTCATCCAAGATGAAAGCGATAAATCCTTTCTGATCCAAACCTGAAAGTTGCTGTAAAACTTTCGCAGCAGCTTCCGGCTTGTATCTACTAACTATCAATTTCTCAATTGTACTCTTAGCTTCAGCTAGTCTGTTTAAGTGACCTAATGCTTCCGCTTTTATCATATATAATTCAGATGTACGGAATGAAGTTTTCATCTCACCTGTACCTGTTTTTTTACTAATATAAGATCCTTTTACTAGTTCAAAAGAAGCATGAAAACGCAAGTCATTTTCTCTGTCATAAGTATTGTATAACTCATCGGATAATAACGCTGTAGTTCTCATATCATAAGTTAATACTTCTTCTAATGCTAAGATAGACTCCATTGATTTAAAACTAGCTACTGAAGTTTTTGTATCTTTATTTAGATCTTGTAATTCACTTTTGTATCTTAATGCTTGATCTACACTTGCTAAAGCTGCTTCGTATTCTTTCTGATATAAGTTTACTTTAGCTTCTAATGCAGAAATAGCAGCTAAAGAAAAACGATAGTTTTTCCCCTCTTCATAGATGGTTACTTTTAAATGCTTTTTAGCATTGTCAATATCAGAATGTATCTGCGTATAAACTTCCGTCATTGTTGATTTCTCTTTACGCTCCTCAATTTCATGCTTTAGTTGGAGAACGATAGCTAGTTCTGTAGAAGCAGTATTCTTGTCATAAGGTTTTGCATATAAGTTTAAAAGATCAAAATATGCTAATGCTCTTAATCCATAGGCTTCTCCTAATAATTGTTCTTTCTCATCACCTACTTGCATAGTCCCTGAACCATTATTAATCAAATCGTTTGTATAGAAAATAGAAGTGTAAAACTCTAAGTAACCAAAACTTTTAGTTGCTCTATCGTTATTTAAATCTCTATATGCATATACATCTAATACTGACAAGAAATTAGTATTGTCTTCATCAGAAATTATTCTTACTTCGTCGGTGCGAAAATTAGTTAAAGACTTATGATTTGGATATTTTCCATAAGCAGCAGTCATTAGTTTTCGGTAATCTTCTGTCGTTTTTGGTATGATTTTACCAACAGGTTCGATGTCGAGAAATTTATCACAACCAACAGTAGTTATTCCTAGGAGTAAACCACTTAATATTAGTATTATTTTTTTCATGATGATTCAGTGTTAGAAAGTTACATTTAATCCTAAAGTAAATGACTTTTGGATTGGCTGAGTATAGATATTACCATATGTTTCAGGGTCAAAATAACCATTATAGTTAGTTCCAAACACAAAAAGGTTGCGTCCTTCAACAGTGAATCTAATGTTATCTATATTAAGTTTTCTTAATAAATCTTTTGGTAACGTATACCCTAAACGAATGCTGCTAATACGGATATAGCTAATCTCTTTAGCCCAAATATCTAGGTGTTTATAGGATTGACCATAATCAGAAACATCAAACCATTTTGCTAACATCCAATTATCATTTTCAGCACCATAATTTCCTTGGTTGTCATCAGGTAGTACTCCTGGTAAGGTTCCATTAGGATTGTTAGGACTCCAAATATTTAAAACATCTGTTGTGTAGTTTTTACCTGGGTCTAATTTAGCCATATTATAAGATGGCTGTTCTATCACTGTTTGCTTTAAGTTAAATGCAGCAGACACTGTAACGTCAAAGTTTTTAATTCTAATAGTATTAATCAAACCTCCTGTGAATTTAGGGTCTTTATCTCCTGCATAAGAATAAAGATCTCTATATTCTTTATCAGTTAAGTCTGATGTTACCATATATCCTGGCATTATATCAGCCATTGGATCACTTAATTTAAAAAATTCTTTTCCAGTAACTTTTTCTCCTTCTTTCCAAAATAAGATATTTCCTTTATCATCTAATCCAGCTGTTTTGATAACAAAAGCAGAATTTACAGGCAAACCTTCTCTTGAAGGTAACCTTTCATTATCATAAATCTGAATTTTATCAACTTGACTTTTATTACGTGCGAAGTTAAACGTTGTAGTCCAAGAGAAATCAGGTGTGGATATATTTCTTGTTGTAATTGCTAATTCAAAACCTTTGTTTGTGACCTGAGCCCAGTTCATGTTTGTCCATTCGAAACCTGTTTCTAACGGTAATGCTCTAAGACCGATTAAGTCAGTACTTTCTCTGTTATATGCATCAAAGGCAATAGCTATTCTATTGTTAAATAAACCTAAATCAAAACCAACGTTTGTATTTGTTGTTTTTTCCCAACGTAATGTTCCATTTGGAGCTCCCATTACTTGAATGTTTCCTTCAGGGTATCCTGGTAATATTGTTGATACGTTATATTCGCCAATTAGGTAAGGAGAAGTGTTTCTATCAATATTTCCTTGTAGTCCATAAGAAGCACGTAAACGTAAGTTACTGATGAAGTCAATATTCTCCATAAAGCTCTCTCTTGTTACATCCCAAGATCCAGAGACTGCCCATAGTGGCACATATCTATATTTAGGATCAACACCAAACAAGTTAGAACCATCAGCACGTACACTTCCAAAGATTGTATATTTTCTATTGTAGGTATAAGAAGCCGTAGCAAAGAAAGATGCATAAGCATTTTCATTTACTGATTTTTTATACGTTTCATATATTTTATTATTAATAGCTGTGCTTCCTTCTGGGAAGATAAGAGGTTTAGTAGTTAATGTATGTTCATCATACCCAAAACCTTTTGACTTGATAATAGTCTGGTCCGTTTTTCGGATTTCCATACCAGCCATCACATCCACCTCATGCATATCATTAAAAATTGCATTATAAGTAGCTTGCGTTTTCCAGTTGTATTGGAAC is a window of Myroides oncorhynchi DNA encoding:
- a CDS encoding LytR/AlgR family response regulator transcription factor — encoded protein: MKVAIVEDESLASNYLKSLLLKQEYLPIQEITILSSVKEATAFFLTNKVDLIFMDIHLGDGKSLEIFEHIEIKSPIIFTTAYDSYAIHVFKQFTIDYILKPFTNEELGNALIKFKEITKQFEITPTLDSLIKIENETNNIIKDRFLVNNGHKLKSIENDQIAYFVASGKHLFLHTFDNNSYIYDDTIKDIINKLDNKTFFKVNRKYIINIKSVADIIKHNSQKIELKITPDPEDDAPILVSKNHIINLKSWLS
- a CDS encoding class I SAM-dependent methyltransferase, whose protein sequence is MKDLLGKAILDFQTNNNPQNVITETDISEAEEMDIAYLFREYKQMPKIEQKALNLCQGKILDVGCGAGAHAIYLQEKGFDIKAIDISKNSVEACKLRGISNVHIENILDIKKEKYDTILLLMNGTGIFGRLVHTTKYLQHLKSLLNPGGQILIDSSDLIYMFDEDEDGGKWIPMENKDYYGELTFTVGYKGEVDEPLDWLYLDYNTLQNAAHANELTCKLILEGDNCDYLAQLTII
- a CDS encoding RagB/SusD family nutrient uptake outer membrane protein, with the translated sequence MKKIILILSGLLLGITTVGCDKFLDIEPVGKIIPKTTEDYRKLMTAAYGKYPNHKSLTNFRTDEVRIISDEDNTNFLSVLDVYAYRDLNNDRATKSFGYLEFYTSIFYTNDLINNGSGTMQVGDEKEQLLGEAYGLRALAYFDLLNLYAKPYDKNTASTELAIVLQLKHEIEERKEKSTMTEVYTQIHSDIDNAKKHLKVTIYEEGKNYRFSLAAISALEAKVNLYQKEYEAALASVDQALRYKSELQDLNKDTKTSVASFKSMESILALEEVLTYDMRTTALLSDELYNTYDRENDLRFHASFELVKGSYISKKTGTGEMKTSFRTSELYMIKAEALGHLNRLAEAKSTIEKLIVSRYKPEAAAKVLQQLSGLDQKGFIAFILDERNKEFAFEGHRWFDLRRLNQKQIVHKFGNDTFTLAENDLRYTLPFPKDARENNPNL
- a CDS encoding YkgJ family cysteine cluster protein, which codes for MDKILAQLPKLAKDKHNENKKYFDKLKKKAPKDLDYQMQDIHDTVFKRTDCLSCANCCKTTGPLFTNADIERIAKHLKMKPQQFIDKYLHIDEDRDYVLQSLPCTFLDNENYCMIYEVRPKACREYPHTDRKKFNQISNLTLKNVAICPAAYEVVEEMKKRIK